One window of Ziziphus jujuba cultivar Dongzao chromosome 5, ASM3175591v1 genomic DNA carries:
- the LOC107406825 gene encoding F-box/kelch-repeat protein At1g22040: MGAFLSLSGTKSGTTESQVVSQHETYKRQRMSFSIDEESPRLIPSLPDELSIQIIARLPRICYFNVRLVSRKWKKTVMGPELYKLRKELGTTEEWLYLLTKVEEDRLLWHALDPLSRKWQRLPRMPNVVYEEESCKGLSSLWMWNMLETSNKIAGVIRSWLGQKSSFDQMPFCGCAVGAVDGCLYVIGGFSRASAMKCVWKFDPVQNTWSEVTAMSTGRAYCKTGILNNKLYVVGGVSRGRGGLTPLQSAEVFDPSIGTWSQVPSMPFSKAQLVPTAFLADMLKPIATGLTSYKGRLCVPQSLYSWPFFVDVGGEIYDPETDSWNEMPVGMGEGWPARQAGTKLSVVLDGELYAFDPSSSLDSGNIKVYDQKEDAWKVVIGKVPIYDFAGSESPYLLAGFHGKLHILTKDANHKIAVMRADLRENSDSIPSCLTSSLAGFSDLPADSDSVVWKVIAARDFGSAELVSCQVIDV, encoded by the coding sequence ATGGGAGCCTTTTTGAGTTTGTCTGGTACTAAATCTGGGACTACCGAGTCTCAAGTGGTCTCCCAGCATGAAACCTACAAGAGACAAAGAATGTCATTTAGTATTGATGAGGAGAGCCCAAGACTAATTCCAAGTCTTCCTGATGAGCTTTCAATCCAGATTATTGCCAGACTTCCTAGAATTTGCTACTTCAATGTCAGGTTGGTCTCACGGAAGTGGAAGAAAACTGTTATGGGCCCTGAACTTTATAAATTGAGAAAAGAACTTGGAACAACAGAAGAATGGCTATATCTGTTAACTAAGGTTGAAGAGGATAGACTTTTATGGCATGCTTTGGACCCCTTGTCAAGAAAATGGCAGAGGCTACCCAGGATGCCTAATGTTGTTTATGAAGAAGAATCTTGTAAAGGTTTATCTTCACTTTGGATGTGGAACATGTTGGAAACTAGCAATAAAATTGCTGGTGTCATCAGGAGCTGGCTTGGGCAAAAGAGCTCATTTGATCAAATGCCATTTTGTGGTTGTGCTGTTGGTGCTGTTGATGGGTGTCTTTATGTTATAGGTGGATTTTCTAGAGCTTCAGCAATGAAATGTGTCTGGAAATTTGATCCAGTTCAAAATACATGGAGCGAAGTGACTGCTATGTCTACAGGTAGGGCCTACTGTAAGACAGGCATTTTGAATAACAAACTATATGTTGTTGGAGGGGTTAGTCGGGGCCGAGGTGGATTGACACCTCTTCAGTCTGCCGAAGTCTTTGATCCCTCTATAGGTACATGGTCCCAAGTACCAAGTATGCCATTTTCCAAAGCTCAATTGGTACCCACTGCATTTTTGGCTGACATGCTCAAGCCTATTGCAACTGGGTTGACTTCGTACAAGGGAAGGTTATGTGTGCCTCAAAGTTTATATTCATGGCCTTTTTTCGTTGATGTTGGGGGTGAAATTTATGATCCTGAAACAGATTCGTGGAATGAAATGCCAGTTGGCATGGGAGAGGGTTGGCCTGCACGACAGGCAGGTACAAAGCTAAGTGTTGTTTTAGACGGAGAATTGTACGCTTTTGATCCTTCTAGTTCTTTAGACAGTGGCAATATAAAGGTGTATGATCAGAAAGAGGATGCTTGGAAAGTTGTTATAGGAAAGGTCCCTATTTATGATTTTGCAGGTTCAGAATCTCCATATTTACTTGCTGGTTTTCATGGAAAGCTTCATATCCTTACAAAAGATGCCAATCATAAAATTGCAGTTATGCGGGCTGACCTGCGAGAAAATTCAGATTCCATTCCATCATGCCTAACTTCTAGTTTAGCTGGCTTTTCAGACTTACCGGCTGATTCAGACTCAGTTGTGTGGAAGGTTATTGCAGCAAGGGATTTTGGGTCGGCTGAACTGGTCAGCTGTCAAGTTATAGATGTTTAG
- the LOC107422665 gene encoding uncharacterized protein LOC107422665 isoform X1, with the protein MVFSFTEIIFRACGLSSSPSPKKQPQLTLQQNLHPGLKTLIHQKEEKGRLHGQNDIIHSYMVSKLPTSLRPAISPSPPLSSSSSLSKSLSSCSSIVVDSSSSSSMGDLIGTESGVYMSSNEEEILKPIERRTSASYTGRFNGRYWDRRNAVEKEYPPPIPSLARTGNLPGRMPWVFRREYTHDGRLILREKRVQRHEYFYARRDNGRLILKLIPMDEQVENEEGYNDLELEDLDHLQFVEKDKGKEKIVEEEEEMESKGDEEENEHGDGDDDEDKEEISKFTTKFSATYASGMFMDSKQCFCCNGVKVHEGPHRYLDQSSSSSSVPLRPVAAVM; encoded by the coding sequence ATGGTTTTCTCTTTCACTGAGATTATTTTTAGGGCATGTGGATTATCATCATCACCGTCACCAAAAAAACAACCTCAGCTAACCCTTCAACAAAATCTCCATCCAGGACTGAAAACCCTAATCcaccaaaaagaagaaaaaggccGCCTTCATGGTCAAAATGACATAATCCATTCTTACATGGTTTCGAAATTACCAACATCATTACGGCCGGCGATATCACCGTCACCGCCATTGTCATCGTCGTCGTCGCTATCGAAGTCACTGTCTTCATGTTCTTCAATAGTTGTAGACAgctcatcatcatcttccatggGTGATTTGATAGGGACCGAGAGCGGTGTATACATGAGCTCCAATGAGGAAGAGATACTGAAGCCAATAGAGAGGAGAACCTCAGCTTCTTATACAGGTAGGTTTAATGGAAGGTACTGGGATAGAAGGAATGCAGTGGAGAAGGAATATCCACCACCAATACCTTCGCTGGCACGTACCGGGAACCTACCGGGACGAATGCCGTGGGTGTTTAGGAGGGAGTACACCCACGACGGAAGGCTCATTTTAAGAGAGAAGAGAGTACAACGCCACGAGTATTTTTATGCTCGCAGAGACAATGGCCGTCTCATCTTGAAGCTCATTCCTATGGACGAGCAAGTTGAAAATGAAGAAGGATACAACGACCTTGAACTGGAGGATCTAGATCATCTCCAGTTCGTTGAAAAAgataaagggaaagagaaaattgttgaagaggaagaagaaatggAAAGTAAAGGTGATGAGGAAGAGAATGAGCATGGAGATGGAGATGATGATGAGGATAAAGAGGAGATTTCGAAGTTTACTACGAAGTTCAGTGCTACGTATGCTAGTGGGATGTTTATGGATTCAAAACAGTGTTTCTGCTGCAATGGTGTTAAGGTCCATGAAGGTCCACATAGATACTTAGATCagtcttcgtcttcttcttctgttcCTCTCCGTCCTGTGGCCGCTGTTATGTGA
- the LOC107422665 gene encoding uncharacterized protein LOC107422665 isoform X2: MVSKLPTSLRPAISPSPPLSSSSSLSKSLSSCSSIVVDSSSSSSMGDLIGTESGVYMSSNEEEILKPIERRTSASYTGRFNGRYWDRRNAVEKEYPPPIPSLARTGNLPGRMPWVFRREYTHDGRLILREKRVQRHEYFYARRDNGRLILKLIPMDEQVENEEGYNDLELEDLDHLQFVEKDKGKEKIVEEEEEMESKGDEEENEHGDGDDDEDKEEISKFTTKFSATYASGMFMDSKQCFCCNGVKVHEGPHRYLDQSSSSSSVPLRPVAAVM, from the coding sequence ATGGTTTCGAAATTACCAACATCATTACGGCCGGCGATATCACCGTCACCGCCATTGTCATCGTCGTCGTCGCTATCGAAGTCACTGTCTTCATGTTCTTCAATAGTTGTAGACAgctcatcatcatcttccatggGTGATTTGATAGGGACCGAGAGCGGTGTATACATGAGCTCCAATGAGGAAGAGATACTGAAGCCAATAGAGAGGAGAACCTCAGCTTCTTATACAGGTAGGTTTAATGGAAGGTACTGGGATAGAAGGAATGCAGTGGAGAAGGAATATCCACCACCAATACCTTCGCTGGCACGTACCGGGAACCTACCGGGACGAATGCCGTGGGTGTTTAGGAGGGAGTACACCCACGACGGAAGGCTCATTTTAAGAGAGAAGAGAGTACAACGCCACGAGTATTTTTATGCTCGCAGAGACAATGGCCGTCTCATCTTGAAGCTCATTCCTATGGACGAGCAAGTTGAAAATGAAGAAGGATACAACGACCTTGAACTGGAGGATCTAGATCATCTCCAGTTCGTTGAAAAAgataaagggaaagagaaaattgttgaagaggaagaagaaatggAAAGTAAAGGTGATGAGGAAGAGAATGAGCATGGAGATGGAGATGATGATGAGGATAAAGAGGAGATTTCGAAGTTTACTACGAAGTTCAGTGCTACGTATGCTAGTGGGATGTTTATGGATTCAAAACAGTGTTTCTGCTGCAATGGTGTTAAGGTCCATGAAGGTCCACATAGATACTTAGATCagtcttcgtcttcttcttctgttcCTCTCCGTCCTGTGGCCGCTGTTATGTGA
- the LOC107422664 gene encoding uncharacterized protein LOC107422664 codes for MTTTSNSLSFSSLGTSDASLHVNRLCLEDLTLCSDIQQPPERQPSCSGGDCRSIMTDFLSTSPCLSSSFNIGDYIGAESCVDVLKDDDQDQRPLDINDHHHDDLIRNRQPLSCKRDQRQSLKKREFPPPIPLLARTENLHCHMPWVLKRHYTSDGRLILTEEKVKHHEYFRAHRSNGRLTLQLVPLDDDDDDAVLAVDNLQMDDEDDDEETDEIKIETDPSDVNKDDDDYDDDDDKDYDFMEVEKEVEVDNKEHDILEAKKGNDGKYCMKYNSVRSASTCIFGVPVPVPAIRPVHT; via the exons ATGACCACAACATCTAATTCGCTcagtttttcttctcttggg ACCTCAGATGCTTCTCTCCATGTAAATCGTCTATGTCTCGAAGATCTGACCCTTTGCTCTGATATTCAACAACCACCGGAACGACAACCATCTTGTTCCGGCGGTGATTGTCGTTCCATCATGACCGATTTCTTATCCACTTCTCCTTGTTTGTCGTCGTCCTTCAATATTGGAGATTACATTGGTGCGGAGAGCTGCGTTGATGTTTTGAAAGATGATGACCAAGATCAACGGCCCTTGGATATTAACGATCATCATCATGATGATTTGATCAGGAATAGACAGCCGCTTAGCTGCAAACGAGATCAACGGCAGTCACTGAAGAAGAGGGAGTTCCCACCGCCGATACCTTTGCTTGCCCGCACGGAGAATCTGCATTGCCATATGCCTTGGGTTTTGAAGCGGCATTACACCAGCGATGGACGGTTGATCCTAACCGAAGAGAAAGTGAAGCATCATGAGTACTTCCGTGCTCATAGATCCAACGGCCGTCTTACTTTGCAGCTCGTGCCActcgacgacgacgacgacgacgccGTTTTGGCCGTCGACAACCTCCAAAtggatgatgaggatgatgatgaagagACTGATGAGATCAAGATCGAGACCGATCCTAGTGATGTGAAtaaggatgatgatgattatgatgatgatgatgataaagatTATGATTTCATGGAGGTTGAAAAGGAGGTGGAGGTGGATAATAAAGAGCATGATATCTTGGAGGCGAAGAAAGGGAATGATGGAAAATATTGCATGAAGTATAACAGTGTGAGAAGCGCATCGACATGTATATTCGGGGTACCGGTTCCAGTTCCGGCTATAAGGCCTGTTCATACTTAA